From Chryseobacterium shandongense, the proteins below share one genomic window:
- a CDS encoding gamma carbonic anhydrase family protein translates to MALIKELLGKTPQIGENTFLAETATIIGDVTMGRDCSIWYNAVIRGDVHYIKMGNKVNVQDNAMLHCTYQKHPLNIGNNVSIGHNAIVHGCTIKDNVLIGMGAIVMDDCLVEENSIVGAGSVVTQGTHIKSGEVWGGVPARKIKDINSQLLEGEVNRIADNYVKYSSWYKENVKHVEG, encoded by the coding sequence ATGGCACTTATCAAAGAACTTTTAGGAAAAACACCGCAGATAGGAGAAAATACCTTTCTGGCAGAAACAGCTACCATCATCGGTGATGTTACAATGGGAAGAGACTGTAGCATATGGTACAATGCGGTGATAAGAGGGGATGTTCATTATATAAAGATGGGAAATAAAGTAAATGTTCAGGACAATGCAATGCTGCACTGTACGTATCAAAAACATCCGTTGAATATCGGAAATAATGTATCTATCGGGCATAATGCTATTGTACATGGCTGTACCATTAAAGATAATGTTCTTATCGGTATGGGCGCAATCGTGATGGATGACTGCCTTGTTGAAGAAAATTCTATTGTCGGAGCAGGTTCTGTAGTAACACAGGGAACACACATCAAGTCCGGCGAAGTCTGGGGTGGAGTTCCGGCCAGGAAAATTAAGGATATCAATTCCCAGCTGCTGGAAGGAGAGGTAAACCGGATTGCCGACAATTATGTGAAATATTCTTCATGGTACAAAGAAAATGTAAAACACGTGGAAGGGTAG
- a CDS encoding OmpA family protein, producing the protein MKLSLLLLAAMPVAIYAQDSIAVSSTDMYPNTFSSGSAHVQPFNNSSRRFNDWSLSIGGGAAFMVHSDLKSITDQKINWGYNSYVSLDKQISHVFGISLIYQRGETTQKAQLEGAEGVTAGIGEAKTKYNQIALMGDINFSNLLRRVDNHSPYRWATHGYAGIGVMNFNTSLHDTNEFRWSTAPARIPLFINQKLDLNSIYYQFGVGLRYNVSKLIDIEARTMYIISGDDEFDGGGNAGPADYDPSSKVSKYNMINKRKSDNAWTINLGLSFKLGRHLTHLSWHDPLQEAYYRAYILENKSPELLVCEKGDADNDGVCDDWDRQPDTPSGARVDGAGVALDIDMDGVIDLNDKCITVPGPVENQGCPTNK; encoded by the coding sequence ATGAAATTAAGTTTATTGTTATTGGCTGCAATGCCTGTTGCAATATATGCACAGGATAGTATTGCTGTCAGCTCTACTGACATGTATCCCAATACTTTTTCTTCAGGTTCTGCGCATGTTCAACCTTTCAATAATTCATCCAGACGATTCAATGACTGGTCTTTATCAATAGGCGGAGGTGCAGCGTTTATGGTTCACTCGGACCTTAAATCCATTACGGATCAAAAGATTAACTGGGGATATAATTCGTATGTAAGCTTAGACAAGCAAATCTCTCACGTATTTGGAATAAGTCTTATTTACCAGAGAGGTGAAACAACGCAGAAAGCACAGCTGGAAGGAGCGGAAGGTGTTACTGCGGGAATCGGGGAAGCAAAAACGAAATATAATCAAATTGCTTTAATGGGTGATATAAATTTTTCAAATCTCTTAAGAAGAGTTGATAATCACTCTCCCTACCGATGGGCCACGCATGGATATGCAGGTATTGGTGTAATGAATTTCAATACCTCATTACATGACACTAATGAATTCAGATGGAGTACCGCTCCTGCAAGAATTCCTTTGTTCATTAATCAAAAGCTGGATTTAAATTCCATTTATTATCAGTTTGGGGTTGGTTTGAGATATAATGTTTCCAAGCTTATTGATATCGAAGCAAGAACTATGTATATCATCAGCGGGGATGATGAGTTTGATGGGGGTGGAAACGCCGGTCCTGCAGATTATGATCCCAGTTCTAAAGTTTCGAAATATAACATGATCAATAAAAGAAAATCGGATAATGCCTGGACTATAAATCTCGGACTTTCTTTCAAATTAGGTAGGCATTTGACTCATCTCTCATGGCACGACCCTCTGCAGGAAGCATATTACAGAGCATATATTCTTGAAAATAAGAGCCCTGAGCTTCTTGTGTGTGAAAAAGGTGATGCAGATAATGATGGGGTATGTGACGACTGGGACAGACAACCGGATACCCCTTCCGGAGCAAGGGTAGATGGGGCGGGAGTTGCATTGGATATTGATATGGATGGCGTTATAGATCTGAATGATAAATGTATAACTGTCCCAGGACCAGTGGAAAACCAGGGTTGCCCAACGAATAAATAA
- the ribB gene encoding 3,4-dihydroxy-2-butanone-4-phosphate synthase, whose product MSDIKLNTIPEAIEDLKNGKIIIVVDDEDRENEGDFLCAAELTTPEIINFMAFHGRGLICMPLPEKRCDELGLEVMVSRSSDPKETAFTVSVDLLGNGTSTGISAADRAKTILALMDEKSKPTDFMRPGHIFPLRAKKGGVLKRAGHTEAAIDLTCLAGLKEGGVICEIMNEDGSMSRLPELYAFAQKHDMKIVSIEDLIHYQLKKGNLIDRIEERKVKTAYGDYDFFAFRETSNDQIHFALTKGSWTVDEPVLVRVQSSDSYFDVLTRLNNGEKPLLEKVTSMVNEAGKGAIIFINNVSNSENTLRKLQQFLNYQDGQVQHPTLAYNYRDYGIGTQILKNLGINKFKVITQNPNIKPQVGGYDVEVTEMVQL is encoded by the coding sequence ATGTCTGATATTAAATTAAATACTATTCCGGAGGCTATTGAAGACCTTAAAAATGGTAAAATAATCATAGTAGTAGATGATGAAGACAGGGAAAATGAAGGTGATTTTCTTTGTGCCGCTGAACTAACGACGCCGGAAATTATCAATTTTATGGCTTTTCATGGAAGAGGGTTGATCTGTATGCCGCTTCCTGAAAAAAGATGCGACGAGCTTGGATTGGAAGTGATGGTAAGCCGCAGCAGCGATCCGAAGGAAACTGCTTTTACGGTATCAGTAGATCTTCTGGGGAACGGAACATCAACAGGTATTTCTGCAGCAGACAGAGCCAAAACCATTCTTGCTTTGATGGATGAAAAATCCAAACCGACCGATTTTATGCGTCCCGGACATATTTTCCCGCTTCGAGCAAAGAAAGGAGGCGTTTTAAAAAGAGCAGGCCATACGGAAGCTGCCATTGACCTTACTTGTCTTGCAGGATTGAAAGAAGGAGGGGTAATCTGTGAAATCATGAACGAAGATGGTTCTATGTCTCGTTTGCCGGAATTGTATGCTTTTGCACAAAAACATGATATGAAGATTGTTTCCATTGAAGATTTGATCCATTATCAGCTTAAAAAAGGTAACCTGATCGATAGAATTGAAGAAAGAAAGGTAAAAACGGCTTACGGAGATTATGATTTCTTTGCTTTTAGGGAAACTTCAAATGATCAGATTCATTTTGCTTTAACGAAAGGTTCATGGACGGTTGATGAGCCTGTTTTGGTAAGAGTTCAGTCTTCCGATTCTTATTTTGATGTTCTTACAAGATTAAATAACGGTGAAAAACCTTTACTGGAGAAAGTTACCAGTATGGTAAACGAAGCAGGAAAAGGAGCGATCATTTTCATTAATAACGTTTCCAATTCTGAAAATACGTTAAGAAAGCTTCAGCAGTTCCTGAATTATCAGGACGGACAGGTTCAGCACCCGACATTAGCGTACAATTACAGAGATTACGGTATCGGAACGCAAATCCTGAAAAATCTTGGAATCAATAAATTTAAGGTAATTACTCAGAATCCTAATATCAAGCCTCAGGTTGGTGGATATGATGTTGAGGTAACGGAGATGGTACAGCTATAA
- a CDS encoding OmpA family protein: protein MKLSLAIVALALAVPATGFAQDSTAVSSGREYPNTFSSGSANISPFTNKSKRFNDWAISFGAGVPLVQSADLTSIKNGNGKDLFGYSTYVSIDKAITHAFGINLQYDRGETRQGWFNTKKDAPANASANRHVGARTQYDAISLIGDVNFSNLFRRVDNNSPYRWAFHGYAGLGTLAYRAYQKDETGDRMVSEVKPFKLGSMFAQAGAGLKFKVNRRIDLEGRVMYAITGDDEFDGGGNKYSAINQQEEQVSDNFFNATLGVSLKLGKHESHLMWHDPLQEIYYKLDVLASKNQDIEVCKKGDLDNDGVCDDWDRQLDTPSGARVDGAGIALDADLDGVIDLYDKCVTVPGPVENNGCPTATTSNPGEETVVDSTVELTGIEFDLNSDRILPSNTPILNNAVNYINASSGTYKVIGATDTRASEAYNQKLSERRANNVKDYLIKNGVQSDKLSAEGRGEKDLKYPECNPATKCPEWKNKANRRVYFEAK, encoded by the coding sequence ATGAAATTAAGTTTAGCAATTGTTGCATTAGCATTAGCTGTTCCCGCAACAGGCTTTGCACAAGACTCAACAGCAGTCTCTTCAGGCAGAGAATACCCAAATACATTCTCTTCAGGTTCTGCAAATATTTCCCCGTTTACAAATAAATCAAAAAGATTCAATGACTGGGCAATTTCATTTGGTGCAGGTGTACCATTGGTTCAGTCTGCAGATTTAACATCTATAAAAAACGGTAACGGTAAAGACTTATTTGGTTATTCGACATATGTAAGTATCGACAAAGCTATTACTCATGCTTTTGGCATTAATTTACAATACGACAGGGGAGAAACCAGACAAGGATGGTTTAATACAAAAAAAGATGCGCCTGCAAACGCATCAGCAAATAGGCATGTTGGTGCAAGAACGCAATATGATGCGATTTCATTAATTGGAGATGTTAACTTTTCCAATCTCTTCAGAAGAGTAGATAACAATTCTCCATACCGATGGGCTTTTCATGGATATGCAGGCTTAGGAACCTTAGCATATCGGGCTTATCAGAAAGATGAAACGGGAGACAGGATGGTAAGTGAAGTTAAACCATTTAAGCTGGGCTCCATGTTCGCACAGGCAGGTGCAGGTCTTAAATTTAAGGTCAATCGGAGAATTGATCTTGAGGGAAGAGTGATGTATGCTATTACCGGTGATGATGAGTTTGACGGAGGAGGCAACAAATACAGCGCCATCAATCAGCAAGAAGAACAGGTTTCCGATAATTTCTTTAACGCAACATTAGGAGTTTCATTGAAATTAGGGAAACATGAATCCCATTTGATGTGGCACGATCCTCTTCAGGAAATATATTACAAATTGGATGTTCTGGCCAGTAAAAACCAGGATATTGAAGTTTGTAAAAAAGGAGATCTCGATAATGATGGTGTTTGTGATGACTGGGACAGACAACTTGACACTCCTTCCGGAGCAAGAGTAGATGGTGCCGGTATTGCGCTTGACGCCGATCTTGATGGCGTTATTGATCTCTACGACAAATGTGTAACCGTTCCCGGACCTGTTGAGAACAATGGGTGTCCAACGGCAACGACTTCAAATCCAGGAGAAGAAACTGTGGTGGATAGTACCGTAGAGCTAACCGGAATTGAATTTGATTTAAATTCGGACAGAATTTTACCTTCAAATACGCCAATTCTTAACAACGCTGTTAATTATATCAATGCTTCAAGTGGAACATATAAAGTTATCGGAGCAACAGATACAAGAGCTTCTGAAGCATATAACCAAAAATTATCCGAAAGAAGGGCAAATAATGTTAAAGATTATTTGATTAAAAATGGTGTTCAGTCGGATAAATTAAGTGCCGAAGGAAGAGGAGAAAAAGATCTTAAATATCCTGAGTGTAACCCTGCTACAAAATGCCCTGAATGGAAAAACAAAGCCAACAGAAGGGTTTATTTTGAAGCTAAATAA
- a CDS encoding helix-turn-helix domain-containing protein has translation MNNHFFDLIEHTNRSVFLTGKAGTGKTTFLNDFVKRTRKKHIVVAPTGIAAINAGGVTIHSMFGLPLRTFLPTTERIDTSLANNIADLMPHFKYRKDKLKLLREVEIIIIDEVSMLRADVLDMMDFSLRFIRRNNQRFGGVQMLFIGDLYQLPPVVRDEHILKMYYHSPFFFDSHAIKEIPLITIELTKVYRQSDENFLAILNAIRDGDIANIDFESLNERYDPDFDMGDEPYVYLCSHNKMADDINQEQLDGLKVSSKTYEAKLFGEFKENQFPNEQFLDLKIGAQIMFIRNDISGEKKYFNGKLGEISALEENEIKVILDGSEREITVKREVWEQKKYFLDTDKNIKEEVLGSFEQFPIKLAWAVTIHKSQGLTFDRVIIDAGKSFTAGQVYVALSRCRTLEGIVLKSKITPEVIFKDNRILTFHSDTVANDKVEGILNNEKYDYSIRKVLRTVDSQWLLKEVEEWNKLSVATKSIDHVKVNQLYIQLKQDIVNLGKIFEKLDRVISQKVNNFIEQKEEWSEIENKTKGAVNFFFTEIRDKIFSPLKDFYAEIKGSKGLKQYNEEFRNWLEDIEEYLNSLKEIHLLETKLLEEKNNQEVSMKIAKVPSQVLTFQLFEQGKTISEIALERGLVKETVIGHLAKFAEQGLLDISRVVTSDKIKAFEDLFKVDPKETLTEWKNALPSDFEFNEIRILINHYTYLKEKSK, from the coding sequence ATGAACAATCATTTTTTTGACTTAATAGAACATACCAACCGAAGTGTATTTTTAACAGGAAAAGCGGGAACCGGAAAAACCACTTTTCTCAATGACTTTGTAAAGCGCACCCGCAAAAAACATATTGTCGTTGCGCCCACAGGAATTGCTGCGATCAACGCGGGAGGCGTTACCATTCATTCTATGTTTGGGCTTCCGCTGAGAACTTTTCTTCCAACAACTGAAAGAATTGACACCAGTCTGGCAAATAATATTGCCGACCTGATGCCGCATTTCAAATATAGAAAAGATAAACTGAAGCTTTTACGGGAAGTGGAGATCATTATTATCGATGAAGTTTCCATGCTTCGGGCCGATGTTCTGGATATGATGGATTTTTCACTGCGGTTTATCCGTAGAAACAACCAGCGTTTTGGGGGTGTTCAGATGTTGTTTATCGGAGATTTGTATCAGCTTCCGCCTGTGGTGAGAGATGAGCATATTTTAAAAATGTATTATCATTCTCCGTTCTTTTTCGACAGCCATGCCATTAAGGAAATTCCTTTAATTACTATTGAGCTCACCAAAGTGTACCGACAGTCTGATGAAAATTTCCTTGCCATACTGAATGCAATCCGTGACGGCGATATTGCTAATATTGATTTTGAAAGTTTAAATGAAAGATACGATCCCGATTTCGATATGGGAGATGAACCGTATGTATATCTCTGTTCCCACAATAAGATGGCAGACGACATCAATCAGGAGCAACTGGATGGTTTAAAAGTAAGTTCCAAAACTTACGAAGCCAAGCTTTTCGGAGAATTTAAAGAAAACCAGTTTCCGAATGAGCAGTTTTTAGATTTAAAAATAGGCGCTCAGATCATGTTCATCCGCAATGATATTTCCGGAGAGAAAAAGTATTTTAATGGGAAGCTGGGTGAGATTTCCGCTTTGGAAGAAAATGAAATCAAAGTAATTCTTGACGGCAGCGAAAGAGAGATTACAGTAAAAAGGGAAGTATGGGAACAGAAAAAGTATTTTCTTGATACCGATAAAAATATCAAAGAAGAAGTATTGGGAAGTTTCGAGCAGTTTCCTATAAAACTTGCTTGGGCGGTTACCATCCATAAGAGCCAGGGACTTACTTTCGATAGGGTAATCATTGACGCCGGAAAAAGCTTTACGGCCGGACAGGTTTATGTAGCGTTATCTCGATGCCGTACCTTGGAAGGGATCGTATTAAAGTCTAAAATTACTCCGGAAGTCATTTTTAAAGACAACAGGATTCTTACTTTTCACAGCGATACGGTGGCCAATGATAAGGTTGAAGGTATTTTAAATAATGAAAAATACGATTACAGCATCAGAAAAGTACTGCGTACTGTAGATTCCCAATGGTTGCTGAAAGAAGTGGAAGAATGGAATAAATTGTCTGTAGCTACCAAAAGTATTGATCATGTGAAAGTCAACCAGTTGTATATACAGCTAAAACAGGACATCGTTAATCTGGGTAAGATATTTGAAAAGCTGGATCGGGTTATTTCCCAGAAAGTTAATAATTTTATCGAACAGAAAGAAGAATGGTCTGAGATAGAGAATAAAACAAAAGGAGCGGTTAATTTCTTTTTTACAGAGATCAGAGATAAAATTTTCAGTCCGTTGAAAGACTTTTATGCTGAAATTAAAGGGTCGAAAGGTTTAAAACAATATAACGAGGAATTCAGGAATTGGCTGGAAGATATTGAAGAATACCTCAACAGTCTTAAAGAAATCCATTTGCTGGAAACCAAGCTTCTTGAGGAAAAAAACAATCAGGAAGTAAGCATGAAAATTGCCAAAGTGCCGTCTCAGGTTCTTACATTTCAATTATTTGAGCAGGGTAAAACCATTTCAGAAATTGCTTTGGAAAGAGGATTGGTAAAAGAAACCGTAATCGGGCATCTTGCAAAATTTGCCGAACAGGGATTGCTGGATATTTCAAGAGTTGTTACTTCCGATAAAATCAAAGCTTTTGAAGATTTGTTTAAGGTTGATCCTAAAGAAACTTTAACGGAATGGAAAAACGCATTGCCAAGCGATTTTGAATTTAACGAAATCCGGATTTTAATTAATCATTATACTTATCTGAAAGAGAAATCGAAATAA
- a CDS encoding RecQ family ATP-dependent DNA helicase: MISQQDFQELKFKTLRYFWGYDTFRDSQEAIIDSVINENDTLVLLPTGAGKSLCYQLPALLKEGTCLVISPLLALMKDQVSQLKSRGIEAEYLSSELDEYDAEGIYDRCKEGLTKLLYISPERLTNKQFLQNIEEIQMSFIAVDEAHCISEWGQDFRPSYQNIKEFRRNNPKIPCLALTATATPKVLEEIKAKLELKNPQVFQRSFKRDNIRIFTEEVSDKFQKIYDILKFTKQSGIIYVRTRKEAELLSEFLQKNQLKNVDFFHAGLSAKEKNAKQTIWNNSDNQILISTNAFGMGIDKDNVRFVIHYSPAPSIENFYQEIGRAGRDGQESFAFLLWSTQELSNFDDILKNQIPNKAEFLKILTYLYSIFQVAEFEMPEKIFELNINGIQNFTKLSLAKIKNVLNFLHNQEIVYFNDHKSLSSLQLMMQADEIDQLPHKDAYFIELMLRTVSGITAHKVMFSEQQVSNKIGTSIHLIRERLKELQQKGYVEYVDGALSSIKFLKPRDERLNNSQYWKLFEHIQKNKIQKWEEMKFYIEDSSHCKMRLILTYFGEKKSKNCGKCSVCEKNRQSIFGKNISGEIIQVLDKKPCTIEEISIQLNYHPKENILETLIYLLDSGKVKMLNFRTYSLA, translated from the coding sequence ATGATTTCCCAACAAGATTTTCAAGAATTAAAATTCAAAACCCTACGATATTTTTGGGGTTATGATACCTTCCGGGATTCCCAGGAAGCTATTATTGATTCTGTTATTAATGAAAACGATACATTAGTGCTTTTACCTACAGGCGCCGGAAAATCTCTCTGCTATCAACTTCCCGCCTTACTAAAAGAAGGAACCTGTCTTGTAATCTCTCCTTTATTGGCATTGATGAAAGATCAGGTAAGCCAGTTGAAATCAAGAGGCATTGAAGCAGAATATCTGTCATCCGAATTGGATGAGTATGATGCTGAAGGTATTTATGATCGTTGCAAGGAAGGATTAACCAAATTACTTTACATCTCTCCCGAAAGATTAACGAACAAACAGTTTCTTCAGAATATTGAAGAAATCCAGATGTCGTTTATTGCAGTGGATGAGGCTCACTGTATTTCAGAATGGGGCCAGGACTTCAGACCAAGCTATCAGAACATCAAAGAATTCAGAAGAAACAATCCTAAAATTCCGTGTCTGGCTTTAACGGCAACTGCCACGCCAAAAGTTTTGGAGGAAATTAAAGCCAAACTGGAACTTAAAAACCCTCAGGTTTTCCAAAGAAGTTTTAAGCGGGACAATATCAGAATTTTTACAGAAGAAGTTTCAGACAAATTCCAGAAAATCTATGATATCCTGAAGTTTACCAAACAGTCCGGAATTATTTATGTAAGAACAAGAAAAGAGGCTGAATTGCTCAGCGAATTTTTACAAAAAAACCAGTTAAAAAATGTTGATTTTTTTCATGCAGGCCTTTCCGCCAAAGAGAAAAATGCAAAACAGACAATATGGAACAATAGTGACAACCAAATTTTGATTTCCACAAATGCCTTCGGGATGGGGATTGATAAAGACAATGTGCGTTTCGTGATTCACTATTCCCCTGCTCCTTCTATAGAAAATTTTTATCAGGAAATAGGAAGAGCCGGACGAGATGGACAAGAAAGTTTTGCTTTCTTGCTCTGGAGTACGCAGGAACTTTCCAATTTTGACGATATTCTGAAAAACCAGATTCCGAATAAGGCAGAATTTTTAAAGATTCTTACCTACCTCTACTCTATTTTTCAGGTGGCAGAATTTGAAATGCCTGAAAAAATATTTGAGCTTAACATCAATGGAATTCAGAATTTCACAAAACTGTCGTTAGCCAAAATTAAAAATGTTCTGAATTTCCTTCATAATCAGGAAATTGTATATTTCAATGATCATAAAAGTCTTTCATCCTTACAACTAATGATGCAGGCAGATGAGATAGACCAGCTTCCGCACAAAGATGCTTACTTTATCGAACTTATGCTTCGAACTGTTTCCGGAATCACAGCACACAAAGTTATGTTCAGTGAGCAGCAGGTAAGCAATAAAATCGGGACGAGTATCCATTTAATAAGAGAAAGGCTGAAAGAGCTTCAACAAAAAGGATATGTAGAATATGTAGATGGTGCGCTTTCCAGTATCAAATTTTTAAAACCGCGGGACGAAAGATTGAACAATTCTCAGTATTGGAAGCTATTTGAACACATTCAGAAAAACAAAATCCAGAAATGGGAAGAGATGAAATTTTACATTGAGGACAGTAGCCATTGTAAGATGAGATTGATTCTTACTTATTTTGGTGAAAAAAAATCTAAAAACTGTGGAAAATGTTCTGTTTGTGAGAAAAACAGACAATCTATCTTCGGAAAAAATATCTCTGGTGAAATCATTCAGGTACTGGATAAAAAGCCTTGCACTATAGAAGAAATTTCTATCCAGCTGAATTATCATCCGAAAGAAAATATTCTGGAAACCCTTATTTATCTACTAGATTCCGGCAAGGTGAAAATGCTTAATTTCAGAACGTATTCATTGGCTTAA
- the folK gene encoding 2-amino-4-hydroxy-6-hydroxymethyldihydropteridine diphosphokinase: MSQHKVVLLLGSNLGDQKKNLLTALDKIKQAGNEIFKVTDFLISDPVEFASSNIFCNIASIIFTHLSPFQLLILVKSIEAEMGRTEDSVITGGYTDRVIDIDIVTFNEIKFISERLKIPHQKHLSEREFSRILLKDFI, encoded by the coding sequence ATGTCGCAACATAAAGTCGTTTTGTTACTAGGAAGTAATCTCGGAGATCAAAAAAAAAATCTACTGACCGCTCTGGACAAAATAAAACAGGCAGGAAATGAAATATTTAAAGTAACTGATTTTTTAATATCTGACCCGGTGGAATTTGCCAGTTCCAATATTTTTTGTAATATTGCATCAATAATATTCACTCATCTTTCACCATTTCAGCTGCTTATCCTTGTAAAAAGTATCGAAGCGGAAATGGGAAGAACGGAAGACTCTGTTATAACTGGTGGCTACACCGACAGGGTTATCGATATTGACATCGTGACGTTCAATGAGATAAAATTTATATCAGAAAGGTTAAAAATCCCTCATCAAAAACATCTTTCTGAAAGAGAATTTTCAAGAATATTATTAAAAGATTTTATCTAA
- the fmt gene encoding methionyl-tRNA formyltransferase: MKSLKVVFLGTPEFAKTSLEAIYHSHHQVVGVVTVADKASGRGQKVNQSPVKLFALENNIPVFQPEKLRNPEFLDELRKLDADVFVVVAFRMMPKVLFEMPRMGTFNLHASLLPDYRGAAPINYAVINGEEKTGATTFFINEKIDEGNILLQEELPILPDENAGSLHDRLMEMGAKLVVKTLDGLAENTITERPQPQIEHPKNAYKIFKEDTRIDWTKKSKDAHQFILGMSPYPAAFTTLKIGNEERGLKIFGGKFEVGNHDKPAGTLDISKNEFKIYTQDGMYYPLELQLEGKKRMNIKDFLNGFRSFENIKII, from the coding sequence ATGAAATCATTGAAAGTCGTTTTTTTAGGCACTCCGGAATTTGCAAAAACTTCTTTGGAGGCTATCTATCATTCTCATCATCAGGTTGTAGGTGTAGTAACCGTGGCGGATAAAGCAAGCGGTCGCGGACAAAAAGTTAATCAGTCGCCCGTAAAGCTTTTTGCATTAGAAAATAATATTCCTGTTTTTCAGCCTGAAAAATTAAGAAACCCCGAATTTCTGGATGAATTGAGAAAACTGGATGCCGATGTTTTTGTAGTCGTTGCATTCAGGATGATGCCGAAAGTACTTTTTGAAATGCCAAGAATGGGAACTTTCAATCTTCATGCATCACTGCTTCCTGATTATAGAGGGGCTGCTCCTATTAATTATGCCGTGATCAACGGAGAAGAAAAAACAGGTGCCACCACTTTCTTTATTAACGAAAAAATTGACGAAGGAAACATTCTGTTGCAGGAAGAATTACCCATTTTGCCTGATGAAAATGCCGGAAGCCTTCATGACAGACTGATGGAAATGGGCGCGAAACTCGTGGTAAAAACATTGGACGGGTTAGCCGAAAATACCATTACCGAAAGACCTCAGCCGCAGATAGAACATCCTAAAAATGCTTATAAAATATTTAAAGAGGATACCAGAATAGACTGGACAAAAAAATCCAAGGATGCTCATCAATTTATCTTGGGAATGTCTCCTTATCCTGCAGCTTTCACCACATTAAAAATCGGAAATGAAGAAAGAGGATTGAAAATTTTCGGTGGTAAGTTTGAGGTTGGAAATCATGATAAGCCAGCCGGAACGTTGGATATTTCAAAAAATGAGTTTAAAATTTATACCCAGGATGGAATGTATTATCCTTTGGAATTACAGCTCGAGGGAAAAAAAAGAATGAATATCAAAGATTTTCTGAACGGGTTCAGGAGCTTTGAGAATATAAAGATTATTTAA
- a CDS encoding LLM class flavin-dependent oxidoreductase → MQNFEISVLDLAPVKKDKTIHDTFQDSLSLANHAENLSYKRFWLAEHHNMESIASSATSVLIGFIANGTKKIRVGSGGIMLPNHSSLVIAEQFGTLESLFPGRIDLGLGRAPGTDGLTAQALGRNPAIINQQFPRQILELQKYFSKENSEALVRAIPGEGLDIPLYILGSSTDSAFLAAELGLPYAFAGHFAPEQMEMAFNIYRQNFESSQYCAEPYIIACINGVAAETSEEAHKISTTLFQAFINIIRNDRKPFAPPVDDMDNIWSPMEKTMVLQKLRYTFIGNQSEIEEQLKSFQEKFNVNELMINSHIYDHQKRLDSYTIFRKAKDAILKI, encoded by the coding sequence ATGCAAAACTTCGAAATATCAGTGCTGGATCTTGCTCCCGTGAAAAAGGACAAGACCATTCACGATACCTTTCAGGATAGTCTGTCTTTGGCAAACCATGCTGAAAACCTGAGCTATAAAAGATTCTGGCTTGCAGAACACCACAATATGGAAAGCATTGCCAGTTCGGCAACTTCTGTTCTGATCGGTTTTATCGCCAACGGAACTAAAAAAATCAGGGTAGGTTCAGGTGGAATCATGCTTCCGAATCACAGCTCCCTGGTCATCGCAGAACAATTCGGTACCCTGGAATCTCTTTTCCCGGGAAGAATTGATCTGGGATTAGGCAGAGCACCCGGAACGGATGGTTTAACTGCACAGGCATTAGGAAGAAATCCGGCCATCATCAATCAGCAGTTCCCAAGACAAATCCTGGAGTTACAGAAATATTTCTCGAAAGAAAATTCTGAAGCACTCGTAAGAGCCATTCCGGGAGAGGGTCTTGATATTCCTTTGTATATTCTGGGATCGAGCACAGACAGCGCTTTTCTGGCAGCAGAGCTTGGTCTTCCGTATGCATTTGCAGGGCATTTTGCTCCGGAACAGATGGAAATGGCTTTTAATATTTACAGACAAAATTTTGAATCTTCGCAATACTGCGCAGAACCTTATATTATTGCCTGTATTAACGGAGTAGCTGCAGAAACTTCCGAAGAAGCTCATAAAATTTCCACGACTTTATTCCAGGCCTTTATCAATATCATCCGAAACGACAGGAAGCCTTTTGCGCCGCCGGTTGATGATATGGATAACATCTGGTCGCCGATGGAAAAAACCATGGTTTTACAAAAACTACGTTATACTTTTATTGGAAACCAGTCGGAAATTGAAGAACAGCTTAAAAGTTTCCAGGAGAAATTCAATGTCAATGAACTGATGATAAATTCCCATATTTACGATCATCAGAAAAGACTTGATTCCTATACGATTTTCAGAAAAGCTAAAGACGCTATATTAAAAATATAA